A section of the Gloeobacter violaceus PCC 7421 genome encodes:
- a CDS encoding phosphoadenylyl-sulfate reductase, whose translation MNLLQDQPAMGIDQTTLEHLARQWEDLAPEAILAEAVRCFGDKLVLASAFGPESIILLDMLVKVWPRPQAFFLETGFHFPETLALKDRVLARFPQLQLEVVGPLMSVAQQNAIYGERLHDRNPDHCCAIRKVEPLNRALAPYKAWIAGMRREQSPTRGQIGVVQWDSRRGMVKFNPLATWTHKQVWAYIVERDLPYNPLHDEGFPSIGCSPLNCTAPVADGADPRSGRWRGKAKTECGLHA comes from the coding sequence GTGAATTTACTGCAGGACCAACCGGCGATGGGCATCGACCAGACGACTCTGGAGCATCTGGCCCGGCAGTGGGAGGATCTGGCTCCTGAGGCCATCCTGGCGGAAGCGGTGCGCTGTTTTGGCGACAAGTTGGTGCTGGCGAGCGCCTTCGGTCCCGAGTCGATCATTTTGCTCGACATGCTGGTGAAGGTGTGGCCCCGGCCGCAGGCATTCTTCCTCGAGACGGGCTTTCATTTTCCCGAGACGCTGGCGCTCAAAGACCGGGTGCTCGCGCGCTTTCCGCAGTTGCAGCTTGAGGTGGTGGGGCCGCTGATGTCCGTCGCTCAGCAAAATGCCATCTACGGCGAGCGCCTGCACGATCGCAACCCGGATCATTGCTGCGCCATTCGCAAAGTCGAGCCGCTCAACCGCGCCCTCGCCCCTTACAAAGCCTGGATTGCCGGCATGCGCCGCGAACAGTCGCCGACCCGCGGCCAGATTGGCGTCGTGCAGTGGGATTCGCGCCGCGGCATGGTCAAGTTCAATCCGCTGGCCACCTGGACGCACAAGCAAGTCTGGGCCTACATTGTCGAGCGCGATTTGCCCTATAACCCCCTGCACGACGAGGGGTTTCCGTCGATCGGCTGCTCGCCTCTTAACTGCACCGCCCCGGTGGCCGACGGGGCGGACCCGCGCTCGGGGCGCTGGCGGGGCAAGGCCAAGACCGAGTGCGGCCTGCATGCGTGA
- the pyrF gene encoding orotidine-5'-phosphate decarboxylase has protein sequence MGGAERVIVALDLADAQAARALVERAPAVRFWKVGLELFTAAGPGLIEWLKARGCRVFLDLKFHDIPNTVAGACRAATRLGVDLLTVHATGGQPMLMAAVSACTGEAARLGSPAPAVLAVTLLTSLDAQLLEQQLLVNVGVSGYVEHLAVLAVSSGVQGVVCSPLETALLRERCGNDFLIVTPGIRPGGSGEGDQRRTLTPGEAFARGADYLVVGRPVTTAPDPQVAFKAIVAEVGG, from the coding sequence ATGGGTGGTGCCGAACGGGTGATCGTGGCCCTCGATCTCGCGGACGCCCAGGCGGCCCGCGCCCTGGTGGAGCGCGCCCCGGCCGTGCGCTTCTGGAAAGTCGGACTGGAACTATTCACCGCCGCCGGTCCGGGCCTGATCGAATGGCTCAAAGCGCGCGGGTGCCGGGTGTTTCTCGATCTCAAATTTCACGATATTCCCAACACGGTGGCCGGGGCCTGCCGGGCGGCCACCCGCCTGGGGGTGGACCTGCTCACCGTGCATGCGACGGGGGGACAACCGATGCTGATGGCGGCGGTCTCCGCCTGCACAGGCGAAGCGGCCCGCCTCGGGAGCCCCGCCCCGGCGGTGCTGGCGGTGACCCTGCTCACCAGCCTGGACGCGCAGCTGCTCGAACAGCAGCTCTTGGTCAATGTCGGGGTAAGCGGCTATGTGGAGCACCTCGCGGTCCTGGCCGTGTCAAGCGGTGTGCAGGGGGTGGTCTGCTCGCCTCTGGAGACGGCCCTGCTGCGCGAGCGCTGCGGAAACGATTTTCTGATCGTCACCCCGGGCATTCGCCCGGGTGGGAGCGGCGAAGGCGACCAGCGCCGCACCCTAACCCCCGGCGAAGCGTTTGCCCGGGGCGCCGACTACCTGGTGGTGGGCCGCCCGGTGACGACCGCCCCCGATCCCCAGGTCGCATTCAAGGCCATCGTCGCGGAGGTCGGCGGATGA
- a CDS encoding bifunctional nicotinamide-nucleotide adenylyltransferase/Nudix hydroxylase, which produces MRKKYDYCIYIGRFQPFHLGHLQTVRIALEEASELIIVIGSHRTAPNIKNPWTSSQREQMIRLTLKDEPNLLERIHFAPVRDQLYSDNLWVADIQQKVLAIAGDESAIAIIGHRKDESSYYLDSFPQWSYIETGNYRDIHSTDIRAAYLSRAPEATYYDKLPVGVQVSLSAFQSEARFGELCAEYDFIQHNQKAWSVAPYPPTFVTVDAVVVQSGHVLIVRRKSRYGSGLYALPGGFVDQDETLLEGMLRELKEETGLKVPMPVLRGSIVDSHVFDNPSRSLRGRTITHAYFIQLKAGKLPPVKGGDDADKALWMSLADLYIHEDLFFEDHFAIVLHFVSRV; this is translated from the coding sequence ATGCGCAAAAAATACGATTACTGCATCTATATCGGCCGCTTTCAGCCGTTTCACCTGGGTCACCTGCAGACTGTGCGCATTGCCCTGGAGGAGGCGTCGGAGCTGATTATCGTCATCGGCAGCCACCGCACCGCCCCCAACATCAAAAATCCCTGGACCTCCTCCCAGCGCGAGCAGATGATCCGCCTCACGCTCAAAGACGAACCGAACCTCCTGGAGCGCATCCACTTTGCGCCCGTGCGCGACCAGCTCTACAGCGACAACCTCTGGGTGGCGGACATCCAACAAAAAGTGCTCGCCATCGCCGGGGACGAGAGCGCCATCGCCATCATCGGTCACCGAAAAGACGAAAGCTCCTACTACCTGGATAGCTTTCCACAGTGGAGCTATATCGAGACGGGCAATTACCGCGACATCCACTCCACCGATATCCGCGCCGCCTACTTGAGCCGCGCCCCCGAAGCCACGTACTACGACAAATTGCCGGTGGGGGTGCAGGTGAGCCTGAGCGCCTTTCAAAGCGAAGCGCGCTTCGGCGAACTCTGTGCCGAGTACGACTTCATTCAACACAACCAAAAAGCCTGGTCGGTGGCTCCTTACCCACCCACCTTCGTGACCGTCGATGCGGTGGTGGTGCAGTCGGGCCATGTGCTGATCGTCCGGCGCAAATCCCGCTACGGTTCGGGTCTCTACGCGCTACCCGGCGGCTTTGTCGATCAAGACGAAACGCTGCTCGAAGGCATGTTGCGCGAACTCAAAGAAGAGACCGGTCTCAAGGTGCCGATGCCGGTGCTGCGCGGTTCGATCGTCGACAGCCACGTCTTCGACAACCCGAGCCGCTCGCTGCGCGGCCGGACGATTACCCATGCCTACTTCATCCAGCTCAAAGCGGGCAAGTTGCCGCCGGTTAAAGGCGGCGACGACGCCGACAAAGCCCTCTGGATGTCGCTTGCGGATCTGTACATCCATGAAGATCTCTTTTTTGAAGATCACTTTGCCATCGTGCTGCACTTCGTAAGCCGGGTCTGA
- a CDS encoding ATP-binding protein produces the protein MLDIETLQRVPLFANLPEERLHWLLGEGRELWLEPGQIHRAAGEPADYVFVILEGEIQIVKHEGQQEILLVTHVPYTLYGELPILTGDPHYWASGRAQVRCRIFEFGKEAFWEMLSSCSCVTTSILRTMALRMQAVQTLSQHREKLVALGNLAAGLAHELNNPAAAAQRAARRLQEIFQVLQPAALQLGRQVVDCEQQAFLVGLQREALARAASTSRLDPLTRSDREEEIAAWLETHGVTQCWQLAPTLVGAGLDTDWLAKIAERMPAPALDKVLVWLEANLSGVGLLTELVQSTERISKLVKSIKDYSYLDQAPLQEVDIHQGLESTLTMLGHRLNGSIAVERDYDYTLPAITAYGSELNQVWTNLIDNAIDALEANGCGCIRIRTRHEHEVVLVEIADDGPGIPAAAQSHIFDPFFTTKAVGEGTGLGLHIVYQVVVVQHHGDVRLLCEPGDTRFQVRLPLRIG, from the coding sequence ATGCTCGACATCGAGACTTTGCAGCGGGTGCCCCTATTTGCCAATCTTCCGGAGGAGCGGCTGCACTGGCTTCTGGGCGAGGGCCGGGAGCTGTGGCTGGAGCCGGGACAGATCCATCGCGCCGCCGGGGAGCCCGCGGATTACGTCTTTGTGATCCTCGAAGGCGAGATCCAGATCGTCAAACACGAGGGTCAGCAGGAGATTTTGCTGGTCACCCACGTCCCTTACACCCTCTACGGCGAATTGCCCATTTTGACGGGAGATCCCCACTACTGGGCGAGCGGCCGGGCCCAGGTGCGCTGCCGGATCTTCGAATTCGGCAAGGAGGCCTTCTGGGAAATGCTCTCCTCCTGCAGCTGTGTAACGACGAGCATCCTACGCACGATGGCCCTGCGGATGCAGGCGGTGCAGACGCTCTCGCAGCACCGCGAAAAACTGGTCGCCCTCGGCAATCTTGCCGCCGGACTCGCCCACGAACTGAATAACCCCGCCGCCGCCGCCCAGCGCGCCGCCCGGCGGCTGCAGGAAATCTTTCAGGTGCTCCAGCCTGCCGCTTTGCAGTTGGGCCGCCAGGTGGTCGACTGCGAGCAGCAGGCGTTTTTGGTGGGCCTGCAGCGCGAAGCGCTCGCCAGGGCCGCGAGTACCTCCAGACTCGATCCGCTCACCCGCAGCGACCGCGAAGAGGAGATTGCCGCCTGGCTCGAAACGCACGGTGTGACGCAGTGCTGGCAACTGGCGCCGACGCTGGTGGGGGCGGGCCTCGACACCGACTGGCTAGCCAAGATCGCCGAGCGGATGCCCGCCCCGGCCCTGGACAAGGTGCTTGTCTGGCTGGAGGCCAATCTCAGTGGGGTCGGGCTGTTGACGGAATTGGTCCAGAGCACCGAACGGATCTCAAAGCTCGTCAAGTCGATCAAAGACTACTCCTACCTCGATCAAGCCCCGCTGCAGGAGGTCGATATCCACCAGGGGCTGGAGAGCACCCTGACCATGCTCGGCCACCGGCTCAATGGGTCGATCGCTGTCGAGCGCGATTACGACTACACCTTGCCTGCGATTACCGCCTACGGCAGCGAACTCAACCAGGTCTGGACGAACCTCATCGACAACGCCATCGACGCGCTCGAAGCGAATGGGTGCGGATGCATCCGCATCCGCACCCGGCATGAGCACGAGGTGGTGCTGGTCGAAATTGCCGACGACGGCCCCGGTATTCCGGCTGCAGCCCAATCCCATATCTTCGACCCGTTTTTTACCACCAAGGCTGTGGGCGAAGGCACCGGCCTCGGGTTGCATATCGTCTATCAGGTCGTGGTCGTGCAGCACCATGGCGATGTCCGCTTACTCTGCGAACCGGGAGACACCCGCTTTCAGGTGCGCTTGCCCCTCCGTATCGGTTGA
- a CDS encoding ATP-binding protein, with the protein MLHDPQQPELFPKLSAEELKRLGEHGREVDLAPGQVIFQEGDPVSRFFVVLQGQVQVTKRVDGQDQLLTVHQPGEFTGEISMVTGGPSRATGRSLGVSRVLEIEPEAFKRVLAECSQGAAVILAAMAGRATDLEGQMRQQEKLAALGKLAAGLAHELNNPAAAGRRAAQQLREALASVQTRLLGLCEGLFAPQERNLLVALQKAAIGHAACAPRLDPLDQSDREESLGEWLEERGIANAWEASPALVAAGIDPDKLTPLAEGCTPEAFGEALHWLVETLTLAELVNQVDQSTGRISQLVKAIKSYSYMDQAPLQEIDVHEGLDNTLTILHHKLKYGITVHRRYAPNLPRIFAHGSELNQVWTNLIDNAAFAMQGKGELTIRTAPGPDTVHIEITDNGPGIPLEIQTRIFEPFFTTKGVGEGSGLGLDIARRIVVKHHHGTIRVTSKPGETRFSICLPVRQPKQQPGEK; encoded by the coding sequence ATGCTCCACGATCCCCAACAACCGGAACTGTTTCCGAAGCTCTCCGCCGAAGAACTCAAGCGGCTGGGTGAACACGGTCGCGAGGTGGATCTGGCGCCGGGGCAGGTGATCTTTCAAGAAGGGGACCCGGTCTCCCGCTTCTTCGTCGTCCTCCAAGGACAAGTGCAGGTCACCAAACGGGTGGACGGTCAGGATCAACTGCTGACCGTTCACCAGCCGGGCGAATTTACGGGCGAAATTTCGATGGTCACCGGCGGCCCCTCGCGGGCCACCGGCCGCTCCCTGGGGGTTAGCCGGGTGCTTGAAATCGAGCCGGAGGCGTTCAAGCGCGTCCTTGCCGAATGTTCCCAGGGGGCGGCGGTGATCTTGGCGGCGATGGCGGGACGGGCCACGGACCTCGAAGGGCAGATGCGTCAGCAAGAAAAACTGGCCGCCCTCGGCAAACTCGCCGCCGGACTCGCCCACGAACTGAACAACCCCGCCGCCGCCGGTCGCCGGGCTGCCCAACAGTTGCGCGAAGCGCTCGCGAGTGTCCAGACCCGCCTGCTCGGGCTGTGCGAAGGGCTGTTCGCTCCCCAGGAGCGCAACTTACTCGTGGCATTGCAAAAAGCAGCGATCGGCCATGCCGCCTGTGCGCCGCGCCTCGACCCGCTCGATCAAAGCGACCGCGAGGAATCCCTGGGCGAATGGCTGGAGGAGCGGGGCATCGCAAACGCCTGGGAGGCTTCTCCGGCGCTGGTGGCGGCGGGCATCGACCCCGACAAGCTCACTCCCCTGGCCGAAGGCTGCACCCCGGAGGCGTTCGGCGAAGCGCTCCACTGGCTGGTCGAGACGCTCACCCTGGCCGAGCTGGTCAACCAGGTGGACCAGAGCACCGGCCGCATCTCGCAACTGGTCAAGGCGATCAAGTCCTACTCCTATATGGATCAGGCGCCTTTGCAGGAAATCGACGTGCACGAAGGACTCGACAACACGCTCACCATCCTTCACCACAAGCTCAAGTACGGCATCACCGTCCACCGCCGGTACGCCCCAAATCTGCCGCGCATCTTTGCCCACGGCAGCGAACTCAATCAAGTCTGGACGAATCTGATCGACAACGCTGCCTTCGCCATGCAGGGCAAGGGTGAACTGACCATCCGCACCGCCCCCGGTCCGGATACGGTCCATATCGAAATTACCGACAACGGCCCCGGTATCCCGCTGGAGATCCAGACGCGCATCTTCGAGCCGTTTTTTACCACCAAAGGGGTCGGCGAAGGTTCAGGTTTGGGTCTCGATATTGCTCGCCGCATCGTCGTCAAGCACCACCACGGCACGATCCGCGTCACCTCCAAACCCGGCGAGACGCGCTTTAGCATCTGTCTGCCCGTCCGGCAGCCCAAGCAACAACCAGGGGAGAAATAG
- a CDS encoding zinc metalloprotease produces MKQTMLLMAALVVCWSAPALADEKKGFTVGGFEFESQEAFIDSGARCAVAPPNPAVIKEVQQKLDRWTAARRRPDGTLEAVATKTIPVAFHVIYSGSTGNISDTAIADQIRVLNDAFAPSGFQFQLASTDRTNNSSWFGMTPGSSAERSAKSALSVSPQTTLNFYSANPSGGLLGWATFPWYLDNDPDNDGVVVLYSSLPGGSAFPYDEGDTGTHEVGHWLGLYHTFQGGCSSSGDSVSDTPSEKSAAYGCPTGRDSCRRQSGLDPIINFMDYTDDACMVEFTGGQATRMQSSVATYRPEL; encoded by the coding sequence ATGAAACAAACAATGCTGCTGATGGCCGCCCTGGTGGTGTGCTGGAGCGCCCCTGCGCTCGCGGACGAAAAGAAAGGTTTTACGGTCGGCGGATTCGAGTTCGAATCGCAAGAAGCGTTTATCGATAGCGGTGCGCGGTGCGCGGTGGCGCCCCCGAACCCGGCGGTGATTAAAGAAGTACAACAGAAGCTCGATCGCTGGACGGCGGCGCGCCGTCGTCCCGACGGCACCCTCGAAGCTGTCGCCACCAAGACCATCCCGGTGGCTTTTCATGTCATCTACAGCGGCAGCACCGGCAACATCTCGGATACGGCCATCGCCGATCAAATTCGCGTGCTCAACGACGCCTTCGCCCCTTCGGGCTTTCAATTTCAACTCGCCTCGACCGACCGGACCAACAACTCCAGCTGGTTCGGCATGACCCCCGGTTCGAGTGCGGAGCGCTCCGCCAAATCCGCCCTGAGCGTCTCGCCCCAGACAACCCTCAACTTCTACTCTGCCAACCCGAGCGGCGGCTTGCTCGGTTGGGCAACTTTCCCCTGGTATCTTGACAACGACCCCGACAACGACGGGGTGGTGGTGCTTTACTCGTCGCTGCCGGGTGGCAGTGCCTTTCCGTACGACGAGGGCGACACCGGCACCCACGAGGTCGGCCACTGGCTGGGTCTCTACCACACCTTCCAGGGCGGCTGCTCCAGCAGCGGCGACTCGGTGAGCGACACGCCCTCCGAAAAATCGGCGGCCTACGGCTGTCCCACCGGCCGGGACAGCTGCCGCCGACAGTCGGGCCTCGATCCGATCATCAACTTCATGGACTACACCGACGACGCCTGCATGGTCGAATTCACCGGCGGCCAGGCCACCCGCATGCAGTCGAGCGTCGCCACCTACCGCCCCGAGTTGTGA
- a CDS encoding DUF3110 domain-containing protein, with product MQLCVLIFNSGSENEGIYTLNVDSENTVVAFESREDAERYANLLEAQDFIVPEVELIEAEEIKQFCEDSSLGLIVVEAGQLVMPPEKSKETLDWSPEQAALEPNSELERMRSMLEQMYRKSS from the coding sequence ATGCAACTTTGTGTGCTGATCTTCAATTCGGGGTCCGAGAACGAAGGTATCTACACGTTGAATGTCGATAGCGAGAACACCGTGGTGGCCTTCGAGAGTCGGGAGGATGCCGAGCGCTACGCCAACCTGCTCGAAGCCCAGGATTTCATAGTGCCGGAGGTCGAACTGATCGAAGCCGAGGAGATCAAGCAATTCTGCGAGGATTCGTCCCTTGGGCTGATCGTCGTCGAGGCGGGCCAGTTGGTGATGCCGCCGGAGAAGTCCAAGGAGACCCTCGACTGGAGTCCCGAGCAGGCAGCCCTGGAGCCCAACAGCGAACTGGAGCGCATGCGGTCGATGCTTGAGCAGATGTATCGCAAGTCCTCCTAG
- a CDS encoding EVE domain-containing protein, with product MARWLFKSEPGAYSIADLKADGTTDWSGVRNYQARNFMLAMRVGDLGFFYHSNANPTGVAGIVEVVREAYPDHTALDPASPYFDAKATAAKPIWQMVDVAFGAQFAEVVTLERLRATAGLEQMPLLRRGSRLSVLPVSPGEWEIILKVARLPSNDQSSSSRLQLAVHAPVDEVNQ from the coding sequence ATGGCCCGCTGGTTGTTCAAAAGCGAGCCGGGCGCCTACTCGATAGCCGATCTGAAGGCGGACGGCACCACCGACTGGAGCGGCGTGCGCAACTACCAGGCCCGCAATTTCATGCTCGCCATGCGGGTGGGGGATCTGGGCTTTTTCTATCACAGCAACGCCAACCCCACCGGCGTGGCGGGCATTGTCGAAGTCGTGCGCGAAGCCTACCCCGACCACACCGCCCTCGATCCAGCCAGTCCCTATTTCGACGCGAAGGCAACGGCCGCAAAGCCCATCTGGCAGATGGTCGACGTCGCCTTTGGCGCGCAGTTTGCCGAGGTTGTCACCCTGGAGCGCCTGCGCGCAACGGCGGGTCTTGAACAGATGCCGTTGCTCCGGCGCGGCAGCCGCCTCTCGGTGCTGCCGGTAAGTCCCGGGGAGTGGGAGATTATCCTCAAGGTCGCCCGGCTTCCGAGCAACGATCAATCAAGCTCTTCTCGATTGCAACTTGCTGTGCACGCGCCCGTAGACGAAGTAAACCAGTAA
- a CDS encoding amino acid permease: MTLSRYLLKKTVADLQKEGGLDGGLKRTLGPINLISLGVGAIIGAGIFVITGQAAAQYAGPAITISFILAAFACAFAGLCYAEFAALLPISGSAYTYAYATLGELVAWIIGWDLIIEYALSAATVAVGWSGYVVSFLRDFGIVMPPQFTASFGQPVTLADGTTAAGLLNVPAVLIILALSLLLVVGVSESASVNGIIVVVKVAVIVAFLVFGASYIDTANWTPFIPEPVEPGRYGYFGILRAAGVIFFAYIGFDAVSTAAQEAKNPQRDMPIGILGSLVVCTVLYILVALVLTGIVDYRQLGVPDPIAVGVDAIGLGWLTFIVKIGAIAGLTSVMLVTLYGQTRIFYTMSRDGLLPPLFSAIHPRFKTPYLSTMLLGLFVSVVAGLVPLGILGELVSIGTLFAFIVVSAGVLFLRYRQPDLPRPFRCPLVPWVPLASIVACLALMSGLPADTWLRLFAWLGLGLLVYFVYGRVHSKLQSRRA, from the coding sequence TTGACCCTGAGTCGATATCTTCTCAAAAAAACCGTGGCCGACCTGCAAAAAGAAGGGGGCCTCGACGGAGGGTTAAAGCGCACCCTCGGTCCCATCAACTTGATTAGCCTCGGGGTGGGTGCCATCATCGGCGCCGGGATTTTCGTGATCACGGGGCAAGCCGCTGCCCAGTACGCCGGGCCGGCCATCACCATTTCGTTCATCCTCGCCGCCTTCGCCTGTGCCTTTGCGGGGCTGTGCTACGCCGAATTCGCCGCTTTGCTTCCCATCTCCGGCAGCGCCTACACCTATGCCTACGCCACTCTGGGCGAACTGGTGGCCTGGATCATCGGCTGGGATTTGATTATCGAGTACGCGCTATCCGCCGCGACGGTGGCTGTCGGCTGGTCGGGCTATGTGGTGAGCTTTCTGAGGGATTTCGGCATTGTTATGCCGCCACAATTCACCGCCTCCTTCGGCCAACCGGTGACCCTCGCCGACGGTACGACGGCGGCCGGGTTGCTCAACGTCCCGGCTGTGCTGATTATCCTGGCGCTCTCGCTGCTGTTGGTGGTGGGCGTGAGCGAATCGGCTTCCGTCAACGGCATCATTGTCGTCGTCAAAGTGGCCGTGATCGTCGCCTTTTTGGTTTTCGGCGCCAGTTACATCGACACGGCCAACTGGACGCCGTTTATTCCCGAACCGGTCGAACCGGGCCGATACGGGTACTTTGGTATCCTGCGGGCGGCGGGGGTGATCTTTTTTGCCTACATCGGTTTCGATGCGGTCTCCACCGCCGCCCAGGAAGCCAAAAATCCCCAGCGCGACATGCCCATCGGCATTCTGGGTTCACTGGTCGTCTGCACGGTGCTCTACATCCTGGTGGCCCTCGTGCTCACCGGGATCGTCGATTACAGGCAACTGGGCGTGCCCGACCCGATCGCCGTGGGTGTAGACGCCATCGGCCTGGGTTGGCTCACGTTCATCGTCAAAATCGGCGCCATCGCCGGGCTCACCTCGGTGATGCTCGTGACCCTGTACGGCCAGACGCGCATCTTCTACACGATGAGCCGCGACGGCCTGCTGCCACCGCTATTTAGCGCCATCCACCCGCGCTTCAAGACCCCTTATCTCTCGACGATGCTGCTGGGTCTTTTTGTGAGCGTCGTGGCAGGCTTGGTCCCCCTGGGCATCCTGGGAGAACTGGTGAGCATCGGCACGCTGTTCGCCTTTATCGTCGTGAGCGCCGGAGTGCTCTTTTTGCGCTACCGCCAGCCGGATCTGCCCCGGCCTTTTCGCTGTCCGCTGGTGCCGTGGGTACCGCTTGCCAGCATCGTCGCCTGCCTGGCGTTGATGTCCGGGCTACCTGCCGACACCTGGCTGCGGCTGTTTGCCTGGCTCGGGCTGGGATTACTGGTTTACTTCGTCTACGGGCGCGTGCACAGCAAGTTGCAATCGAGAAGAGCTTGA
- a CDS encoding AmpG family muropeptide MFS transporter, with protein MDPPRPISQVFTSRKLAAVLFLGFSSGLPYNLTFDTLQAWMTGAGITLTTIGLFSLARLPYSLKFLWSPVVDRLTPPIFGRRRGWIALMQLAIALVLTVMATVDPQGQLQILAVLAVLLALLSATQDIAFDAYRTDILDAEELGAGAALGVLGYRFALVVTSALAFRLAEWRSWPEVYLWMAALMAGGVLITLWSPEPRNLQPPPSLAEAVRLPLVEFFGRSGMGRGLAILAFIVLYKLGDTLALTMTVPFLKTLFSEGTIGDIRGGVGFVATTLGVLAGGLLLGRIGINRSLWVFGALQAASNLGYFLLALAGKSPLLFAAVVTVENGCAGLGTAAFVAFLMSLCDARYSATQYALLSSLMAVGGIVLGSTTGLVAGATGWPLFFVLTATAAVPGLLLLPLFAPWKERTPATAIKSTF; from the coding sequence TTGGATCCGCCTCGTCCGATTTCTCAAGTTTTTACCAGTCGCAAACTGGCCGCCGTGCTGTTTTTGGGCTTTTCATCGGGGTTACCGTACAACCTGACTTTCGATACCTTGCAAGCCTGGATGACGGGAGCAGGAATCACCCTCACGACCATTGGACTATTCAGCCTTGCCAGGCTGCCCTACTCGCTGAAGTTTCTCTGGTCGCCGGTGGTGGATCGCCTGACTCCTCCCATTTTCGGCCGCCGCCGGGGCTGGATTGCGCTGATGCAGCTCGCCATCGCCCTAGTGTTGACGGTTATGGCCACAGTTGATCCCCAGGGCCAATTGCAGATATTGGCAGTGCTGGCGGTGCTATTAGCCTTATTGAGCGCCACCCAGGATATCGCTTTCGACGCCTACCGTACCGACATCCTCGATGCCGAAGAACTTGGGGCCGGGGCCGCTTTGGGAGTCTTAGGTTACCGTTTCGCTCTGGTGGTGACTAGCGCCCTCGCCTTCCGGCTGGCCGAATGGCGCTCCTGGCCGGAGGTGTATCTGTGGATGGCCGCCTTGATGGCGGGCGGCGTCTTGATTACCCTCTGGTCTCCTGAACCTCGCAATCTTCAACCGCCCCCCAGCCTGGCAGAAGCGGTTCGCCTGCCGCTTGTCGAATTTTTCGGCCGCTCGGGAATGGGCCGGGGTCTGGCGATCCTGGCATTTATCGTGCTCTACAAATTGGGCGACACGCTCGCTCTCACCATGACCGTTCCGTTCCTCAAGACCCTCTTCAGCGAGGGCACCATCGGCGACATTCGCGGCGGGGTCGGCTTTGTGGCGACCACGCTCGGCGTGCTGGCGGGCGGTCTGTTGCTGGGCCGCATCGGGATCAACCGCTCGCTGTGGGTGTTCGGTGCGCTGCAGGCAGCGAGCAACCTCGGCTACTTTCTGCTGGCCCTGGCCGGGAAAAGTCCGCTGTTGTTCGCAGCGGTGGTCACCGTCGAAAACGGTTGTGCGGGATTGGGAACGGCGGCGTTCGTCGCTTTTTTGATGAGTCTGTGCGACGCGCGCTACTCGGCTACCCAGTACGCCCTATTGTCGAGCCTGATGGCCGTGGGCGGGATCGTCCTCGGATCCACCACTGGCCTTGTAGCTGGGGCCACCGGCTGGCCGCTGTTTTTTGTGCTCACCGCCACCGCCGCCGTACCGGGGCTGTTGCTGCTGCCGCTATTTGCTCCTTGGAAGGAACGCACTCCCGCCACAGCGATCAAAAGCACTTTTTGA
- a CDS encoding HNH endonuclease, translating into MTRRSIGTTLDTKVRNWAKHRCSYCLLEQEYAGGFTLEIEHISPVQKGGTNVEANLALSCKWCNLSKGTKIDGLDPVTGNIVRLFNPRIDNWSEHFQWATDKVTLEDKTEIGRATVLALNMNRQLALKVRGNWVIAGWHPPKMQ; encoded by the coding sequence GTGACTCGTAGGTCCATCGGCACGACTCTCGACACGAAGGTCAGAAACTGGGCAAAGCACCGTTGCAGCTACTGCCTGCTTGAGCAGGAGTACGCAGGGGGCTTTACTCTGGAAATTGAACACATCTCGCCGGTTCAAAAAGGTGGCACGAATGTGGAAGCGAACCTGGCCCTCTCATGCAAGTGGTGCAATCTGTCCAAGGGAACGAAAATCGACGGCCTAGATCCGGTTACGGGCAATATCGTACGTTTGTTCAATCCTAGAATCGACAATTGGTCGGAGCATTTTCAGTGGGCAACCGATAAGGTGACCCTGGAGGACAAAACCGAGATTGGCCGGGCCACTGTCTTGGCGCTAAATATGAACAGACAGTTGGCATTGAAGGTGCGTGGGAACTGGGTGATCGCGGGCTGGCATCCTCCGAAAATGCAATAG